A stretch of the Perca fluviatilis chromosome 17, GENO_Pfluv_1.0, whole genome shotgun sequence genome encodes the following:
- the pus1 gene encoding tRNA pseudouridine synthase A: MFKIRPLLSALVNHKLTLEGNGGLHKLFCMMSEGSRDEQTAKLLKRANEENADAEKVKDPKKLKAEVETTEDEKKYPKKKVVLLVAYSGKGYYGMQRNVGTSQFRTIEDDLVTALIKSGCIPENHGNDMKKMSFQRCARTDKGVSAAGQVVSLKLRLIEDIIEKINEHLPPQIRVLGLKRVTQGFNSKNNCDARTYAYMLPTVAFSPKDYDTGNIAAFRLEPETLQRVNRLFALYKGTHNFHNFTSQKAPSDPSARRYITEMSCGEPFINSSTQFAVITVRGQSFMLHQIRKMIGLVIAVIKGYAKEDVMERSWGQEKVDVPKAPGLGLVLERVHFDRYNKRFGGDGLHERLDWECEEEAIKAFKEAYIYPSIVETECQEGSMVSWMSTLPIHDFEASATATDTQDNKDQKQDNADVGNDSD; the protein is encoded by the exons ATGTTTAAAATCCGACCGTTGTTGAGTGCCTTAGTTAACCACAAACTGACGTTAGAGGGAAACG GTGGCCTTCATAAGTTATTTTGCATGATGAGTGAAGGATCCAGAGATGAGCAGACGGCCAAGCTGCTGAAAAGAGCCAATGAGGAAAATGCAGACGCTGAGAAAGTGAAGGatccaaaaaaactaaaagctgAAGTGGAAACCACTGAAGATGAGAAGAAATATCCCAAAAAGAAAGTGGTCCTCCTCGTGGCATACTCTGGAAAGGGATACTATGGCATGCAG agaAATGTAGGAACCTCTCAGTTTAGGACCATTGAGGATGATCTGGTCACTGCACTTATTAAATCGGGTTGCATTCCAGAAAACCATGGCAATGACATGAAGAAGATGTCTTTTCAAAGATGCGCCAGAACAGATAAG GGTGTGTCGGCAGCTGGCCAAGTGGTGTCTCTGAAGCTACGGTTAATTGAAGACATCATTGAAAAAATCAATGAGCATCTGCCACCACAGATCCGAGTGCTCG GTCTTAAACGGGTGACCCAAGGTTTCAATTCCAAAAACAACTGTGATGCTCGTACATACGCGTATATGCTTCCAACTGTGGCCTTTTCCCCAAAAGACTATGATACTGGCAATATAGCAGCCTTTCGCCTTGAGCCAGAGACACTTCAGAGGGTGAACCGTCTGTTTGCTCTCTACAAAGGCACCCATAACTTCCACAACTTCACCTCTCAGAAGGCTCCAAGTGACCCCAGTGCCCGCCGCTATATCACAGAGATGTCTTGTGGAGAACCTTTTATCAACAGCAGTACTCAGTTTGCAGTGATCACTGTACGAGGCCAGAGCTTTATGCTGCACCAAATCCGGAAGATGATCGGCCTGGTGATTGCGGTGATAAAGGGCTATGCGAAGGAAGACGTGATGGAGCGGAGCTGGGGACAGGAGAAAGTGGATGTGCCCAAAGCTCCAGGACTGGGGCTGGTCCTGGAGAGGGTTCACTTTGACCGGTACAACAAACGATTCGGAGGTGACGGGCTGCATGAGCGGCTGGATTGGGAATGTGAGGAGGAGGCAATCAAGGCCTTCAAGGAGGCTTACATCTACCCCAGCATTGTGGAGACGGAGTGTCAAGAGGGCTCCATGGTCAGCTGGATGTCCACACTTCCTATCCATGACTTTGAAGCTTCAGCCACAGCCACTGACACACAAGACAATAAGGACCAGAAACAG GACAATGCAGATGTAGGAAATGACTCCGATTAG